The Naumovozyma dairenensis CBS 421 chromosome 11, complete genome genome includes a window with the following:
- the ERG12 gene encoding mevalonate kinase (similar to Saccharomyces cerevisiae ERG12 (YMR208W); ancestral locus Anc_8.719): MTTSTLPFLVSAPGKIILFGEHSVVYEKPAIAASTASLRTYLLVSEANEQDSVELDFPDIKFNQKWSVSKLKQNYESFKDELLQNTLAKPSSLSYAPSQDSHLSPILTEKLIPPLLSNLQPNSIHYNAALCFLYLYFSINPPSQSTIPNLKFTIKSTLPIGAGLGSSASISVTLSAALLHLQDPTNHLMKMKDIINKWSYIGEKCIHGDPSGIDNLISTYGKAIYFQRNHPENQKILTTFPLLPMILTYTGIPRSTKTLVSGVRSLYRGKNTLCQTLLDAMGIVSEDALELFDHFQYTQSEFEELFQLVRINHGLLVSLGVSHPGLERIRCVSDELGIGETKLTGAGGGGCAFTILQKNLEREQVVEFKDKLENGLGYKTFETGLGGAGCCYLPRMAMTNDDLVNVLKVFSNSVSKTQLDSTLLPEKSNLSWII, encoded by the coding sequence ATGACTACATCAACGCTACCATTCCTTGTGTCTGCACCAGGGAAAATCATTCTCTTTGGTGAACATTCTGTAGTTTATGAAAAACCAGCAATCGCTGCTTCCACTGCATCATTAAGAACATATCTTTTAGTCTCTGAAGCAAATGAACAAGATTCTGTAGAGCTAGACTTCCCAGATATAAAATTTAATCAAAAATGGAGCGTATCCAAATTAAAACAAAACtatgaatcatttaaagatgaattacTTCAAAATACGTTAGCTAAgccatcatcattatcatatgCTCCTTCACAAGATTCACATCTATCCCCAATCCTTACTGAAAAACTAATCCCTCCTTTACTTTCCAATTTACAACCAAATTCAATCCACTATAATGCAGCTCTTTGCTTCTTATatctatatttttctatAAACCCTCCCTCTCAGTCCACAATCcctaatttgaaattcacAATCAAATCAACCCTACCAATAGGTGCAGGCCTTGGCTCATCAGCCTCCATCTCCGTAACATTATCAGCCGCACTATTACACCTACAAGACCCTACAAACCacttaatgaaaatgaaagatataataaataaatggTCATACATTGGTGAAAAATGTATCCACGGTGATCCATCAGGAATAGATAATCTTATCTCCACATACGGGAAAGCAATATATTTCCAACGGAATCATCcagaaaatcaaaaaatattaaccACATTCCCATTACTTCCTATGATTTTAACTTATACGGGGATCCCAAGATCAACTAAAACCTTGGTAAGTGGCGTTAGATCCCTATATAGAGGTAAGAATACGTTATGTCAAACTTTGTTAGATGCTATGGGGATCGTTAGTGAAGATGCATTGGAATTGTTCGATCATTTCCAATATACTCAAAGCGAGTTTGAAGAGTTGTTCCAATTGGTTAGGATCAATCATGGTCTATTGGTATCATTAGGTGTATCACATCCTGGTTTGGAAAGGATTAGATGCGTTAGTGATGAATTGGGAATAGGTGAGACTAAATTGACGGGGGCTGGTGGCGGTGGATGTGCGTTTACgattttacaaaaaaatttggaacGGGAACAAGTCGTAGAGtttaaagataaattggaaaatggATTGGGGTATAAGACTTTTGAAACGGGATTAGGGGGTGCGGGATGCTGTTACTTACCAAGGATGGCAATGACTAATGATGATCTCGTTAACGTTTTGAAAGTTTTTAGTAATTCTGTTTCAAAAACTCAACTGGATTCCACATTATTACCTGAGAAATCCAATCTGTCAtggattatttga
- the SPT14 gene encoding phosphatidylinositol N-acetylglucosaminyltransferase SPT14 (similar to Saccharomyces cerevisiae SPT14 (YPL175W); ancestral locus Anc_8.703), protein MGFKIAMVCDFFYPQLGGVEFHIYHLAQNLISQGHSVVIITHQYKDRIGVRYLTNGLKVYHVPFWVMCKETTFSTVFSTFPIIRNILIREQIQIIHSHGAVSTLGHEAVFHGNTMGYPTVFTDHSLYAFDTTGAILANKILTFTLTNVDRVICVSNSLKENMILRASLEPERISVIPNAVVAKDFEPIPHEMKLTREKKSITIVVIGRMVGNKGADLLTRLIPLICSRDDRVNFIIAGDGPKFIDFQQMIEANRLEERVQLLGAVPHENFRDVMCQGDIYLHASLTEAFGTVLVEAASCGLLIVTTAVGGIPEVLPPHMTVFAKQTSVSALVSAINKGIELIRTRAVDTSTFHDEVTEMYDWSEVAKRTVSVYEDVYYNISNDEKNWVYMLKRFYRREGLWVRHLHALCCVIDYMLFFIFEWLYPRSEIDIAPKWPSKEKIEKMTNAETFVE, encoded by the coding sequence ATGGGGTTTAAAATTGCTATGGTTTGTGATTTTTTCTACCCTCAATTAGGAGGTGTAGAATTTCACATATATCATTTAGCACAAAACCTGATATCCCAAGGCCATTCCGTCGTAATAATCACCCATCAATACAAGGATAGAATTGGTGTGAGATACTTAACCAATGGATTAAAAGTCTACCATGTTCCATTTTGGGTTATGTGTAAAGAAACAACTTTCTCCACTGTGTTTTCAACATTTCCCATAATTaggaatattttaattCGAGAAcaaatccaaattattcattCGCATGGTGCAGTATCTACATTAGGTCATGAAGCTGTCTTCCATGGGAATACTATGGGGTACCCGACTGTTTTCACTGACCATTCTTTATATGCATTTGACACTACAGGTGCCATTTTAGCAAATAAGATTCTAACGTTTACACTCACCAATGTCGACAGAGTTATTTGTGTTTCTAACAGTTTAAAGGAGAACATGATACTAAGAGCCTCTTTAGAACCAGAACGTATTTCAGTTATACCGAATGCGGTTGTAGCAAAGGATTTTGAACCAATTCCGCATGAAATGAAACTTACAAGAGAGAAAAAAAGCATTACAATTGTTGTTATAGGTAGAATGGTCGGGAATAAAGGTGCAGATTTGTTAACACGTCTTATCCCATTGATTTGTTCTCGAGATGATAGAgttaattttattattgctGGTGATGGTCctaaattcattgatttccAACAGATGATAGAAGCAAATAGATTAGAAGAAAGAGTTCAACTATTGGGGGCTGTACCGCATGAAAATTTCAGAGACGTTATGTGTCAAGGtgatatttatttacatgCAAGTTTGACAGAAGCCTTTGGAACTGTTCTAGTGGAGGCTGCATCATGTGGGTTACTAATTGTCACTACTGCTGTAGGTGGTATACCTGAAGTATTACCTCCTCATATGACAGTATTTGCAAAACAAACATCGGTATCTGCGTTAGTATCTGCAATTAATAAAGGTATTGAGCTAATTCGGACGAGAGCAGTTGATACGTCGACTTTCCATGATGAAGTAACTGAGATGTATGATTGGTCAGAGGTTGCTAAAAGGACGGTGTCTGTCTACGAAGACgtttattataatatttctaatgACGAAAAGAATTGGGTATATATGTTGAAACGATTTTATAGAAGAGAAGGGCTTTGGGTCAGACATCTGCATGCACTATGTTGTGTAATTGATTATATGcttttcttcatattcGAATGGCTTTATCCAAGGTCAGAAATCGATATAGCTCCGAAATGGCCTTCAAAAGAGAAGATAGAAAAAATGACCAACGCTGAAACCTTTGTAGAAtga
- the NDAI0K01170 gene encoding uncharacterized protein (similar to Saccharomyces cerevisiae MFA2 (YNL145W); ancestral locus Anc_2.114): MQPSTQATKKDNSSEKKDNYIVKGLFWDPACVIA, encoded by the coding sequence atgcaaCCATCTACTCAAGCTACTAAGAAGGACAACTCTTCcgaaaagaaagataacTATATCGTTAAAGGTTTATTCTGGGATCCAGCCTGTGTCATTGCTTGA